A single Mixta calida DNA region contains:
- a CDS encoding aminodeoxychorismate synthase component II has product MLLLIDNYDSFTWNLYQYFCELDAEVLVRRNDEIALAEMQSLPLTHLVISPGPCTPDESGISLDAIRAFAGKLPVLGVCLGHQALAQVFGARVVRARQVMHGKTSAIAHQQRGVFAGLAQPLTVTRYHSLIVEKETLPETLEVTAWSLRDGEPDEIMGLRHKTLDVEGVQFHPESILSQQGHELLANFLRRRPNL; this is encoded by the coding sequence ATGCTGCTGCTTATCGATAATTACGACTCTTTCACCTGGAACCTGTATCAGTACTTCTGCGAGCTGGATGCGGAAGTACTGGTGCGCCGCAATGATGAAATCGCCCTGGCGGAGATGCAGTCGTTGCCGCTGACCCACCTGGTTATCTCCCCCGGCCCCTGTACGCCTGACGAATCAGGCATCTCCCTTGACGCTATTCGCGCTTTTGCCGGCAAGCTGCCGGTACTGGGCGTTTGTCTTGGGCATCAGGCGCTGGCGCAGGTGTTCGGCGCGCGCGTGGTGCGCGCCCGTCAGGTGATGCACGGTAAAACGTCCGCTATCGCGCACCAGCAGCGCGGCGTTTTTGCCGGGCTGGCGCAGCCGTTAACCGTAACCCGCTACCATTCGCTGATTGTGGAAAAAGAGACGCTGCCGGAGACGCTGGAGGTAACCGCCTGGAGCCTGCGCGACGGCGAGCCTGATGAGATTATGGGCCTGCGGCATAAGACGCTGGATGTAGAGGGCGTGCAGTTTCATCCGGAGAGTATTCTGAGCCAGCAGGGGCATGAACTGTTGGCGAATTTTCTGCGCCGTCGGCCCAACCTATAA
- the crp gene encoding cAMP-activated global transcriptional regulator CRP, with protein MVLGKPQTDPTLEWFLSHCHIHKYPSKSTLIHQGEKAETLYYIVKGAVAVLIKDEEGKEMILSYLNQGDFIGELGLFEEGQERSAWVRAKTACEVAEISYKKFRQLIQVNPDILMRLSAQMARRLQVTSEKVGNLAFLDVTGRIAQTLLNLAKQPDAMTHPDGMQIKITRQEIGQIVGCSRETVGRILKMLEDQNLISAHGKTIVVYGTR; from the coding sequence ATGGTTCTCGGCAAACCGCAAACAGACCCTACTCTCGAATGGTTCCTGTCACATTGCCATATTCATAAGTATCCATCGAAAAGCACATTGATTCACCAGGGTGAAAAGGCCGAAACGCTCTATTACATCGTAAAAGGTGCGGTCGCGGTGCTGATTAAGGATGAAGAAGGCAAAGAGATGATCCTCTCCTACCTCAACCAGGGTGATTTCATTGGCGAGCTTGGCCTGTTCGAAGAAGGCCAGGAGCGCAGCGCATGGGTGCGGGCGAAAACCGCCTGTGAAGTGGCTGAAATTTCTTATAAGAAGTTCCGTCAGTTGATTCAGGTGAACCCTGATATTCTGATGCGTCTCTCCGCTCAGATGGCACGTCGCCTGCAGGTTACGTCAGAGAAAGTGGGCAATTTAGCTTTCCTGGACGTTACGGGCCGCATCGCGCAGACGCTGCTCAACCTGGCAAAACAGCCTGACGCCATGACCCACCCCGACGGGATGCAGATCAAAATCACCCGTCAGGAAATCGGCCAGATCGTTGGCTGTTCGCGTGAAACGGTCGGTCGTATTTTGAAAATGCTGGAAGATCAAAACCTGATCTCCGCTCACGGTAAAACGATTGTCGTCTACGGCACACGTTAA
- the argD gene encoding bifunctional acetylornithine/succinyldiaminopimelate transaminase: MAAEKMAVTRDTFDKVILPVYAPAQFVPVKGKGSRVWDQQGKEYIDFSGGIAVTALGHCHPALVEALKTQGETLWHTSNVFTNEPALRLASKLIAATFAERVFFANSGAEANEAAFKLARYYAATRHSPYKSKIIAFHNAFHGRTLFTVSVGGQPKYSDGFGPKPADIVHVPFNDLEAVKAVIDDHTCAIVVEPIQGEGGVTPATAAFMQGLRQLCDEHQALLVLDEVQSGMGRSGKLFAYQHYGIQPDILTTAKALGGGFPVSAMLTTDKIASAMAPGVHGTTYGGNPLACAVAEAALDIINTPQVLEGVTARRQRFIEALEAINAKLDLFSEIRGKGLLIGAQLKPQHKGKARDILHAAAEEGVMVLTAGTEVIRFAPSLVIPLADIGDGMARFARAAEKALNAA; encoded by the coding sequence ATGGCAGCGGAAAAAATGGCGGTAACGCGGGATACGTTTGATAAAGTGATTTTGCCTGTTTATGCACCAGCGCAGTTTGTGCCGGTGAAAGGAAAGGGCAGCCGAGTATGGGATCAGCAGGGGAAAGAGTATATCGATTTTTCCGGCGGCATCGCGGTGACCGCGCTGGGTCACTGTCATCCTGCGCTGGTAGAGGCGCTGAAAACGCAGGGTGAAACGCTGTGGCATACCAGCAACGTGTTTACCAACGAGCCAGCGCTGCGACTTGCCAGCAAGCTGATCGCCGCTACCTTCGCCGAACGTGTATTCTTTGCTAACTCCGGCGCCGAAGCGAACGAGGCCGCCTTCAAGCTGGCGCGCTACTATGCGGCGACGCGCCACAGCCCCTACAAAAGTAAGATTATCGCTTTCCATAATGCCTTCCATGGCCGCACGCTGTTTACCGTTTCCGTCGGCGGCCAGCCTAAATATTCCGACGGCTTTGGTCCAAAACCCGCCGATATCGTTCACGTTCCCTTTAACGATCTTGAGGCGGTGAAGGCGGTGATTGACGATCATACCTGCGCCATCGTAGTGGAGCCGATTCAGGGCGAAGGCGGCGTAACGCCCGCGACCGCAGCCTTTATGCAGGGGCTGCGTCAGCTGTGCGACGAGCATCAGGCGCTGCTGGTGTTGGATGAGGTACAGAGCGGCATGGGACGCAGCGGCAAGCTGTTCGCCTATCAGCACTACGGCATACAGCCCGACATCCTCACTACAGCGAAGGCGCTGGGCGGCGGCTTCCCGGTCAGCGCCATGCTGACCACCGATAAAATCGCCTCGGCGATGGCGCCGGGCGTTCATGGCACCACCTACGGCGGCAACCCGCTTGCCTGCGCAGTGGCGGAAGCGGCGCTGGATATTATTAACACGCCACAGGTGCTGGAGGGCGTAACCGCACGTCGTCAGCGCTTTATCGAGGCGCTGGAAGCGATCAACGCGAAGCTGGATCTGTTTAGCGAGATTCGCGGCAAAGGGCTGCTGATCGGCGCGCAGCTGAAGCCGCAGCATAAAGGCAAGGCGCGCGATATTCTGCATGCGGCGGCGGAAGAAGGCGTAATGGTGTTGACCGCAGGCACCGAGGTTATTCGCTTCGCCCCGTCGCTGGTGATCCCGCTGGCGGATATCGGCGATGGCATGGCGCGCTTCGCCCGTGCGGCGGAAAAGGCGCTGAATGCCGCTTGA
- a CDS encoding YccS/YhfK family putative transporter: MWRRIIYHPEVNYALRQTLVLCLPVAVGWLLGDLQKGLLFSLVPACCNIAGLDTPHKRFFKRLIVGGSLFALSSLLVQWLSLQQVPLPATLFVMALLLGVTGEIGPLHARLLPASLIAAIFTLGLVGRMPLWAPPLLYIGGTFWYGLFNWFWFRLWKEQPLRESLSLLYRELADYCEAKYTLLTQLSDPEKALPPLLARQQKAVDLINTCYQQMHMLAANRDHSHQRLTRAFQVALDLQEHIAVSLHQPEEVQKLVERSHAEAVIRWNAQTIAARLRELGDDMLYHRLPSRFSMEKPLLGLEKIARQHPENPVGHFCYYHFSRIARVLRTQRPLYRRDLMADRQRRLPLLAALRSYLSLKSAALRTAARFAVMLVFGSALALAFNVPKPWWILMTIMFVSQNGYSATRVRIQHRAAGTLAGLAIAAATLRFSVPESVVLLVMLAITLISYLFIRKYYGWATIGFTVTAVYSLQLLALNGAQFLLPRLMDTLMGCCIAFGGMIWLWPQWQSGLLRQNAHDALEADQEALRMLLGNEPSPQKLAWQRVAVNQAHNALFNSLNQAMQEPAFNTRYLNDMKLWVTHSQFIVEHINAMTILAREHTMLPPDLAQRYLQSCEIALQRCQQRLEYDGPGQESNILESQGGEPEGAVTIMERHVKRILEHLSVMHTISSLAWSQRPRHGKWLARRLRKG, translated from the coding sequence ATGTGGCGGAGAATTATCTACCATCCTGAAGTGAACTACGCACTGCGTCAGACGCTGGTGCTCTGTTTACCGGTGGCCGTCGGCTGGCTGCTGGGGGATTTGCAAAAAGGATTGCTGTTTTCGCTGGTGCCCGCCTGCTGCAACATCGCCGGTCTGGATACGCCGCATAAACGCTTCTTTAAGCGGCTGATCGTCGGCGGTTCGCTGTTCGCGCTCAGCAGCCTTCTCGTTCAGTGGCTCTCGCTGCAACAGGTGCCGCTGCCCGCCACGCTGTTCGTCATGGCGCTGCTGCTGGGAGTCACCGGTGAAATCGGCCCGCTGCACGCGCGTCTTTTGCCCGCCTCGCTGATCGCCGCGATTTTTACCCTCGGACTGGTAGGACGTATGCCCCTTTGGGCGCCGCCGCTGCTCTATATCGGCGGCACCTTCTGGTACGGCCTGTTCAACTGGTTCTGGTTCCGCCTGTGGAAAGAACAGCCGCTGCGTGAAAGCCTCAGCCTCCTTTATCGCGAGCTGGCCGACTACTGCGAAGCGAAATATACCCTGCTGACCCAGCTTTCCGACCCTGAAAAGGCGCTGCCGCCGCTGCTGGCGCGCCAGCAAAAAGCGGTCGATCTGATCAATACCTGTTATCAGCAGATGCATATGCTGGCGGCCAACCGCGACCATAGCCACCAGCGCCTGACGCGCGCCTTTCAGGTAGCGCTCGATTTGCAGGAGCATATCGCCGTCAGCCTGCATCAGCCGGAAGAGGTGCAGAAGCTGGTGGAGCGAAGCCATGCGGAAGCGGTAATCCGCTGGAATGCGCAGACCATCGCCGCGCGCCTGCGCGAGCTGGGGGACGACATGCTCTATCATCGCCTGCCGTCACGTTTCAGCATGGAAAAGCCGCTGCTGGGGCTGGAAAAAATCGCCCGGCAACATCCAGAAAATCCGGTCGGCCATTTCTGCTACTACCACTTCAGCCGTATTGCGCGCGTGTTGCGCACGCAGCGCCCGCTTTATCGTCGCGATTTAATGGCGGATCGCCAACGTCGACTGCCGCTGCTGGCGGCGCTGCGCAGCTATCTGTCGCTAAAATCAGCCGCGCTGCGCACCGCGGCGCGCTTTGCGGTGATGCTGGTGTTCGGCAGCGCCTTAGCGCTCGCCTTTAACGTGCCGAAACCGTGGTGGATTTTAATGACTATCATGTTCGTCAGTCAGAACGGCTACAGCGCCACGCGCGTGCGCATCCAGCACCGCGCCGCCGGTACGCTGGCCGGGCTGGCCATCGCCGCCGCCACCCTGCGCTTTTCGGTGCCGGAATCGGTCGTACTGCTGGTGATGTTGGCGATTACCCTAATCAGCTACCTGTTTATTCGCAAATATTACGGCTGGGCGACCATCGGCTTTACCGTCACCGCCGTTTACTCGTTGCAGCTGCTGGCGTTAAACGGCGCGCAGTTCCTGCTGCCGCGCCTGATGGATACGCTGATGGGCTGCTGCATCGCCTTCGGCGGCATGATCTGGCTGTGGCCGCAGTGGCAAAGCGGCCTGCTGCGCCAGAATGCTCACGATGCGCTGGAGGCCGATCAAGAGGCGCTGCGTATGCTGTTAGGCAACGAGCCGTCACCGCAGAAGCTCGCCTGGCAACGGGTCGCCGTCAATCAGGCGCACAATGCGCTGTTCAACTCGTTGAATCAGGCTATGCAGGAACCGGCGTTTAATACCCGCTACCTGAACGATATGAAACTTTGGGTGACCCACAGTCAGTTTATCGTCGAGCATATCAACGCCATGACCATTCTGGCGCGGGAACACACCATGCTGCCGCCGGATCTGGCGCAGCGCTATCTGCAATCCTGTGAGATTGCGCTCCAGCGCTGCCAGCAACGGCTGGAGTATGACGGACCGGGCCAGGAGAGCAATATTCTGGAAAGTCAGGGCGGCGAGCCGGAAGGCGCGGTGACGATTATGGAACGTCACGTGAAACGCATCCTTGAACACCTTTCAGTGATGCACACCATCTCCTCTCTCGCCTGGAGCCAGCGGCCGCGCCACGGCAAATGGCTGGCGCGTCGCCTGCGTAAAGGGTAA